The nucleotide window GAGGGCCAGCACCGCCAGGCAGATGCCATAGGCTGACCAGACATACAGGGCATGATGGCCCATGGCGAGGAAGTCGCCGAATGAAGCAAAACTCATCGAGCGGCCTCCAGACTGTTCTGCACTTCGGTTTTCACCCAGCTCGCCCGAGCTTCGCGCTTGAGCACTTCAAGGCGCATGCGCAGCAACAGCACCGCGCCGAAGAAACAGTAGAAACCCAGCGCCGTCAGCAGCAGTGGCAGCCACATCTCGGCGGGCATCGCCGGTTTTTCGGTGAGGGTGAA belongs to Pseudomonas sp. B21-015 and includes:
- the ccmD gene encoding heme exporter protein CcmD, with product MSFASFGDFLAMGHHALYVWSAYGICLAVLALNVAAPILARKRYLQQEARRLRRENGK